Proteins encoded by one window of Nitrospirota bacterium:
- a CDS encoding acetate--CoA ligase family protein, which produces MKVQHDLLKALAEKREGNGVLLEHEVKGLLRGLGIAVPEGIFVSKVQADRLSKLVNIPYPLVAKVSSSTIISKSEVKGVRLGIKNEDELKKSAAELLDLNGAEGVLIEQMQPKGLEVITGGIIDEQFGPVVMFGLGGVFVELFKDVSFALAPLKREDALWLIKQIKGYRLLEGYRGEPPVDIDSLVNILVTVSELISSGFVKEIDLNPVALYPGGAVVLDAKVSLAP; this is translated from the coding sequence ATGAAAGTTCAACATGACTTACTGAAAGCGCTGGCTGAAAAAAGGGAAGGCAACGGCGTGCTCCTTGAGCATGAGGTCAAGGGACTTTTGAGAGGACTCGGCATCGCTGTGCCGGAAGGAATATTTGTCAGCAAAGTGCAGGCAGACCGGCTTTCCAAACTCGTGAATATCCCGTACCCTCTTGTTGCCAAGGTCTCTTCCTCAACGATCATTTCAAAGAGTGAAGTCAAAGGGGTCCGGCTCGGGATAAAGAATGAAGACGAATTAAAGAAATCCGCAGCAGAACTTTTAGACTTAAATGGCGCTGAGGGTGTGCTCATAGAACAAATGCAGCCAAAGGGACTTGAGGTTATTACAGGCGGAATTATTGACGAACAGTTTGGCCCTGTTGTGATGTTCGGCCTTGGAGGCGTGTTCGTGGAATTATTCAAAGACGTTTCATTTGCGCTTGCGCCTCTTAAAAGGGAAGACGCCCTCTGGCTGATAAAACAGATCAAAGGGTACAGGCTTCTTGAAGGATATCGGGGGGAGCCCCCGGTAGACATTGACAGTCTCGTGAATATTCTTGTAACTGTTTCAGAGTTAATTTCTTCAGGCTTCGTCAAAGAGATAGACTTAAATCCCGTTGCGCTTTATCCCGGCGGGGCCGTGGTGTTAGATGCGAAGGTTTCCCTTGCTCCCTGA
- a CDS encoding sugar kinase: MSLLVVGSVAFDSVKTPFGEVDEVLGGSGTYFSTAASYFTNVSLVAVVGTDFPEKHLMFLKSRKIDIEGIERMEGKTFRWKGEYGYELNEARTLDTQLNVFQSFKPKLPESYKDKKVVFLANIDPDLQRDVLSQVKKPALVACDTMNFWIGGKRESLIKTLRMVDILLINDGEARELSGEPNLVKAAKVILSYGLKTLIIKRGEYGALMFNSNKIFAAPAYPLESVFDPTGAGDCFAGGFMGYLSNTMNFDETNIRKAIIFGSVMASFNVEAFSLERIKSLDYSEIENRFKEFKGLTHFEDLT, encoded by the coding sequence ATGTCCTTACTTGTTGTAGGTTCTGTTGCTTTTGACTCAGTGAAAACACCTTTTGGAGAAGTGGACGAAGTGTTAGGCGGTTCCGGCACGTATTTCTCCACCGCCGCAAGTTATTTTACTAATGTCTCGCTTGTTGCAGTTGTCGGCACGGACTTCCCGGAGAAACACCTGATGTTTTTAAAGAGCCGCAAGATCGACATTGAGGGAATAGAGAGAATGGAAGGCAAGACTTTCAGGTGGAAGGGCGAATACGGGTATGAGTTGAATGAGGCGCGGACGCTTGATACGCAGTTGAATGTTTTCCAGTCATTTAAACCCAAGCTTCCTGAAAGTTATAAGGACAAAAAGGTTGTGTTTCTTGCGAACATCGATCCTGATCTGCAGAGAGATGTTTTGTCCCAGGTCAAAAAGCCCGCCCTTGTTGCCTGCGACACGATGAATTTCTGGATAGGTGGGAAGAGGGAATCGCTGATCAAGACACTCAGGATGGTTGACATACTTCTCATAAATGACGGCGAGGCGAGGGAGCTTTCAGGAGAGCCCAACCTCGTGAAAGCCGCGAAGGTGATCCTTTCTTACGGGCTAAAAACATTAATTATAAAACGCGGGGAATACGGCGCGCTTATGTTCAATAGCAATAAAATATTTGCGGCGCCCGCGTATCCTCTGGAATCTGTTTTCGATCCCACCGGCGCGGGAGACTGTTTCGCGGGCGGGTTCATGGGCTACCTTTCAAACACCATGAATTTTGATGAGACCAATATCAGAAAGGCGATAATCTTTGGGAGCGTTATGGCGTCATTCAACGTGGAGGCCTTCAGCCTTGAGAGGATAAAGAGCCTTGATTATTCGGAGATAGAGAACAGGTTTAAGGAATTTAAGGGACTGACCCATTTTGAAGATTTGACATAA